Part of the Sphingomonas morindae genome, ACGACGAGTTTCTCGAATGGGCGCATGTCTTCGATCATCGCTACGGCACGCCGCGCGCGCCGGTGGAGTCGATGCTCGCCGATGGGCGCGACGTGCTGTTCGATATCGACTGGCAGGGCGCGCAGCAGCTCTACCAGCAGGCGGCGGGCGATGTGGTGCGCGTCTTCATCCTGCCGCCCTCGATGGCGGAGCTGGAGCGTCGCCTGCGCGGGCGCGGCACCGATGCCGACGCGGTGATCGAAAGCCGCATGGCGCGCGCCGTCGCCGAGATCGGCCATTGGGACGGCTATGACTATGTGCTCGTCAACGACGATGTCGAGCGCTGCTTCGCGCAGGTGCGGCTGATCCTGCGCGCCGAGCGCCTGCGCCGCCACCGCCAGCTCGGCCTGATCGGCTTCACCCGCAAGCTGATGCGCGGCGACTAA contains:
- the gmk gene encoding guanylate kinase, with product MQRRGVLFVISSPSGAGKSTIARKLIEADGHIQLSVSATTRPMRPGEVDGRDYHFVDVGHFKQMVADDEFLEWAHVFDHRYGTPRAPVESMLADGRDVLFDIDWQGAQQLYQQAAGDVVRVFILPPSMAELERRLRGRGTDADAVIESRMARAVAEIGHWDGYDYVLVNDDVERCFAQVRLILRAERLRRHRQLGLIGFTRKLMRGD